Genomic segment of Citrus sinensis cultivar Valencia sweet orange chromosome 7, DVS_A1.0, whole genome shotgun sequence:
TTACTTGAGGCTAAAATCCAGAAAAGGTAGACACTCGGCCGTGAACTCATGCCCTCACTCGGGTTAGGTACATCTTCTTCATGGCCATGGGGAGTAGATATTTGTTGTTAAAATTTAGATTGTGTCATAATAGATTAATTTAAGATAATCACAATAGATTACAGTATATATATcaacaactttttttattgtaatatacATAGTAATGTTAATTGTAATGTACATAttaaagctaaaaaaaaattaaaatatacgTACGATggagtaaattttttatttaaaattgtgaCACAGATAATTTATACATTGATCTTTTGTGATCTAACATTGcatttaatattgttattaatcATTTCTATCATCACCAAGAATGATGTATTTAAAAAgttcatattataaataacATGACGTATTATAAGTCATTCATTGATTAGTACTATGAAATATTTGTTacccaaattttattatacttgcaaacacataaatttattGCAGTATAAATTTGTGGtaacgagtgtcgatcccacgaggaggtaaatttaattatttgtagggttaattttataagtgcATTGATTAGAAGTGTTTTCTTTATCTTGgtatgtaaaataaaaggttgggaatgaattaaatatgaaactatGCAAATGAGGTGCTTGAATCTCTAGATTTACACTCAACACTTCACAATGAGTTTAATATTAGTTTTtagttctaattaatttatgaggaGGTATTTCCATTTCTCATAATTCTCACTCTAGTAAATATGGTATCAAGCGCTCATTTTACCAGAGGATAATGATCTTCTGCTAAATATGGTGTTAAGAATATGTTTTGCCTGACGATAAAAATTCTTATGTCGACAACATGGCAAAACGGTCCACTAAATAGCTTAGATGCACTCTCAATCGACACTATATCAAGACAACCCATCAAATACTATAAGAGAGTTTTCTCTCTAATAGATATGATGTTAAGTGCTCATCATGCTAAACAGTAACAATCGTTTACTAGAGAGTCGGTATATTGTGCAAAATTTAGTTAAGATACATTGTCTGTCAACGATAAGTTAAAACAAAGTGATAGAATAAAAcaaagagataaaataaattaacttaccaaattaagctcaTGGATCATGTTGAGACTTTaccttcaacccaagtttgaaattaaattagccactcattttttaaataagggcaaaatgaaaattctattaaaatatatagaaaatataagatggagAAAGAACTACATAAAATTTAGccattggaagaaaataactCGGACGCTTAGGATTGCGCCATGTGGTAAACTTGGATTGGTTGgaacacatcatcagtcaatgtcaCATCAACATTTCAGTCCAATAATATACTatcacatcatcagtcaatactACATCAGCATTTCGATCCAAAAAGATcctgccacatcatcgtttAACATCACATAATTAGTCAATGTCACATCATTGGTCAAATAAGATGATGTCATTTCATCATACCGTATATGTAAATAATCCCATACATGTGAATAATATCGTATGTGTGAACAATACCTTATATTTGAATAGTACCATATACCCCTTTATGGGTTTATACTCCTCCTAAAGTTTTCAGTTGTTCCGAGCtcaaaaatatcatatatttTGCTGTCCAACTtctcattaattataaaataaccaaaatgcccatgaaatacataaaatatttaaattataatacaacacacaaTTAAAGTATAAGGGACTTAAATGCATAAAAGTATAGATGTTACGAGagttaaaatacaaaatgatgattttaccctttataaatatataaataattattttatcttttataaatatacattctcCAGCACTCAACAGTATTATTATCACTCGTTAATGCTAAACtttagatttaaaaataagagttcagaaagattttgttttctcGGAGAACGAGTTATGAGAGAGCTTAGTGTCCTCAAAATTGCCATTATTGAGAGTAAAAAGGTTAGAATCCTACAAAATAATAACCCATCAAGGATCGCTGGAGGTGTTACCAGCTTAAACCCTCTGATGCTCAAGTCAAAGATCGAGAGTagcacaataaaaaataaataataaaagagagaaatgagAGTAAGAGAAAAGGCATAGAGGATATTGTACCCTCTCCTCAAATACGCCTATTTCTCTTGCATACCTTTAATTGTGTtgtataataagaaaaatgattaaaagtaTAATTGAGTTAGGAAACGTATCTCTTATCTTGTAGGATTCAAGTTTAATGAGAATTaggacttttattattttatcctaTTTAGATTATGACATGTTATTTGACGTGGGTCCTTGAGCTAAAGTTTTGTAAAATATGGGTATAACATCattaatgatataaaaaattaaatatcattaaatacATGATCGTCATTGATTTGTGCAACATCATTtatgatacaaattttatatctagACTTTGTAATTATATCATTACTAATCGATTATTTTAAtgcaatcaattttaaaatttttgtatcaTGATTTTTGAACAAACTTAAGTCAAAGATCCATCCAAATAATACATATgaaatttctcttttgttgccttcaaactttttttttcaagtacaAATTGTATGTTCTTTCTCAATATTAGGTAAAAGGTTTAAATAGTCccactaattttctttcaataccaactttattttattaaaattattattaaattataacttgttattttgattcattaattctcaaaaatcataaaatcacccttgattaattattttctctctctgtttTAACCATGGTCAATATCTAAACTAGTTTCGctctttttaagtttttcttttttattctttcttactATATCAACTTCTCTTTCACTATAACTTTATCGGtttttatctattattattactacttatAGTTTGTGTTTATGAGATATGaccaaaaaaattctaatagattcaaaatgatataaaaaatttactttttatttttacatgatGGTATAAAccctttcattttatttagattacaATTGggttaaatttgttaatttttgaataattttgtttttttaaaatacaatatttatttcatgtatatcataaaatttgataagaaaaagagataaataaagagaaaataaagtcaaattatatttttataattaaaatttagttggTTTAAATAACCATATTCTTAAGTAGATTTAGACATAGAGGTACCAAAACTCCGTTGAAAGGAGTTTGTGGGACTTGTAACCAATAATCAATGCATGAGAGGGTGTTATTTAGTATGTGGGTCTTTTGCGTTGAAATCCAACTTAATTAGCAAGTTTGATCCACGGGTTAAGAATGATTGAAAATCTTCATTCACgtcttaaattattattccGAATAGTTTTCTTACATCACCCTTTCCTGAATAAGGGTAGTTTGAATTGGCACAATTTCCCTtcaagaatataaataaaaacatgctGAAGCTCTGCTTAAGAAGTTTCAGCAGACACTATTACAATCAATAATATGAATGTCTGCCAACATATACATAACCCacaatttttctttacttgaaaataaatgaacaaacATCAGCTCTCTGCTCACCACTGCTGTACCAATGCACCTGAAACTTAGGAAATCTGACAAAGATTTTCGAACCCCATATACTcttgatttttcaatttcttaacCATGTTTTCGATGCCAAATCCACCTGCAATTATAGAGTAGAGAAGCCATTTGTTGTTTATCAACTTTATTTTCCAAAGATTAATCATCTAGTTGCTCTCAACTCATGGCATTTCAAATAAATCACAGAAATCTTGAGAGTGTCATTACCTAAACTGATTGCGCTCACGAAGATTGTCAAAGCTAATATGAAAACGATTATTGAGGCCCTCCCTAGGACTGCAATTATCTTTCTCACTACGTGCTGGCCGGCGAAGGCAGCAAAGGTTGCAACTAAAGTAAAAAAAGCAGCTGCAGCcaagaaaataagattttgtTAAGGCCAAGTGAGTCAGCAATGCCAATAGTGTTATGAAATTTAGTATTTTCACTTTTATCACCTACCATAAGGGACCGGGAAACGATCGAGAAGATAATATTGCACAACAGACATTGAGGATGAGAAAGTCATTGCAAATGTTGATGTTGCGCTTGCTACCTGCAAAAAAAGGGTTCAAATTTGCTGTTATGAGATGTTGCTGGTACATCCTCTGTGAAACTTCGAAGTTATTCCCTCCACCCTCCATTTGGCCCTGACTTAGCAGTTTAGTGCATACCTGAGGGGGAATTCCCAGTTCAAGAAAAAGAGGTCCCAAGATGAAGCCTCCCCCTAGCCCTAGTAATCCACCCACCATACCGGCTACAATCCCACAAAAACAGTAAAATACAATCTGATGAATCTTCCAATTTGTGATTTCTTTCCCCTTTGATGCTATCACCCTAGTTCCTTTGTACAAGCATATAGCTTCAAACAGTGCAACAGAGACTGCAATTGGTACCTATACCATGTCGAATTGTGATGAAAAATCGATTTAGtcattgagaaaatgtaatttttgagctgttaagcatttttttttccttgttttcattaaattcttgCTCGGGCAAGTATCCAACTCTTCATAAATGCTTCGGGTGTTGAGACTTCCCATTATTTGGTTTTGTTGTTGCGGGTTAGTGCGTTTAAGTGTAAAGGGCGCTTGCGGTAGACAATCTGAATACCTATGTCACCAAGCTTTTATGTGTACGTACTAATTAGTAAATTTGTGAAAGGCGTGCTCAGATTCATGATATAGAACTTACCTGCAAGGCGTTTAGAATCCAGTATGTGATAGAGCATGGTACAACATATTCCTGCATGCAAATTCATAGATGTCGCAACAAAGAATGAGTCATATACATGGTGTTTTGCAGACAACTACTCGGAAATGTAGGATAAAACACCAACAATCTTTCTGTCTTTTTCATGCAATGACTGATAGTGCAACTAGATGAGGTCATACCAATGATCTGAATTCTCTTTCTAGCgtaatattattgattataaCATGCAGTTTACCTTAGCAAGCTGAACGGCAAGAAAGCCTAACCACACGTACAAAAGCAGTGATAACTCTTTCCAGTAAATGTTTTTAATGACGGGAACCTGGATGAAACTCAGAATCATTAGAGCAGTAATAGCCTAATGGCAACAAGAAGTTTACAGTGTCATTGAGAACCTTTAAAAAGGAATATTTGTATAGTAAAAcctacaaaaaattttaactcacCTCTTCATCATGTAGTGTAGAGGGACCGCTTGGTAATTGTTTGTAATCTTGGCCATCAACATCTGCAGTTCAGGACATCAGCACAAACTTTTTCTATGAAAGGTTGTATAGAAGGAGATTGACATTCGGCTACTTGAAAGTTGAATAAATGGTTTAGATCTTGGtctcaaaaaatattttcctaaCAAAATAGTATCAAAGGCAAGGAGACCAAATTTGATTGAAGGCCCCGGTTATTGTTGTGGAATCGAGTTCCTTTgtacaatcaattgctttattacATTAGATCGTTTctataaataagataaaaccTATGAATTTTAAGTAATACAGTTTGATTTTGAATCTGAATGTTAGTAGAATCTGAAATGGAAATTTTGCCTGTGACTAGTAACAATTTAGACTATGGGAAAAAGATAATTGTTACTTATAATGATTACTTTGAATTCCTATATTTGAATCCCTCTTATCCGGTAGCAGATGAAGTgacttttgataaattaatagatcGGTTTATCACTCTTCTAACTCctgtaaaaacaaaaaatggttTGTTCTTACTTATATGGTTCTGCTCTCTGGGGGGCACCTAAGCTACTGTGACCATAAAGCAGGCCCTTGTGAGaaggctttttttttgtaaggtTATACCCTTGATGAAAAGCGAGTATACCCTTTTTACTAGTTTTAGAAGAAAGTTTTTTGCTTCAAGGGAGCCGTTGAGCACTCACCAGCGGCTTTGGACTCTGACTCTAGCACCTTGGCTGCTTCCTGAGAGTCAAAGAGAATCTCAAACTCATCATTTCTTAAAGGGAAAACAAGTCCATTGAAAGCTCAAGACTAgtaagttgaaaaacaaaacctTCTTCATCATAGTCTCTTTCTTCCATGTATCGATGCCTTTGAACAACGCTTTGGTTGACGTACCTGCCAAAGACAGCATTAGTTTCTTTAATCagaagattttttctttttttaagatatatatTCCAGAAAATATTCCTGCTTTTGGTTGCCAAAGCGGATCGCGGTACtataatttcacttaaatatgACCAAACGAAGAACCGTTGTTCGACCATTTCTGATAACTAGAAAAGCCCGGAACTAAGAGCGCTCTAAGCGGAAGCCCATACGGTTATACTCTTCGAGCTATTTTAAATTCCTCATCATTCAAAACTGCTATCACCGAAAGAGAATTCATGTACTGTGTtagaacaaataaaattacctATGAAAAGGATGATAAGCAGCACCGTAACCATCCAATCTGCGAACATGACATTGAAGGCAACTCCAATGCTGATTCCTAGCATAAGCATGGGCTGAAATAACAAAGCCAGGTCGTAATCTATGAGAGGCATGTCCAGTGTTGGGTGCCTCAGTCTCAAGTTATAGTAAACCGTTGATCCAGCAGCTCCCATAATCATACCTGCAAGCAAAAATGATACTAATGATTGCAATCAGATGCACTTGAAAGCGTCAGATTTAGTATTAGCTCTTCATGTACGTTTGCATGTACTCATTTGTTTGCGGGTAAAGTTAATAGAGTATGatgatcaaatttaaattagacaaGGCGGGAGTAGATGGTCAGATTTAAATTTGACTACTGAGTACTGACACTTGGAAATGGCGGTGGCAGACTTGGGGTCGAAGCCAATGATCAAGGTGAGCATTGGAACAAAAATTCCACCACCTCCAACGCCACCAACACTACCCAATGCCGCACCAAAGAATCCAACAATTGATCCTACCACAACTTTCCAGCCAAACTGCATTTCCTGCTCAATCAATAAATTGTACATTTGAAATGAATGAACGATATACAAGGAGAAAGATAGCTGTTACATAAAAACTACAAAGTAGTGTAAGAAGAATGAGAAAACTCACTGGCCAAACAGGCTCATAAGAAGACTCCCCACTCTGCCATAAGAAATGAGCTACTCTGCATAAAAACCCTGGTCTCGTTTCTTTCTCGTCAGCAAAAACTTGGGGATCTTTATCTTTCAATAATCTCTCGGCGTTGCTCAATTTTTCCATCATGATTAAACCCAGAAACACCATCCACACAGTAACAGCTGCTGCTAAAGACCTGCGATTCATCCGGATTTGAGCCATTCAAGTAGCCTTTAAGTATGAAAGCAAGAAGTATAAGAGAGAATTTATGACTTGATGCTATTTCTCTctataatattcttttttccccACGAAGGATTATGTTTTTAGTTTGCTTATGAGTGAGGAGGGCAGTTCTTTAGTACCTGCCTAGATTctacatttataaattttctctttctctctctatgaTATGGATcgctaattttcaaattaaaggGGGCTCGAAATCtttgtttacttttttcttctgtttcttttttatatttatttttctctttttggttAACCTTGAGAAATAGGAAAAAAGAACTCTATAACCATGTAGGAAAATTCTACGATGcctatattaaaaatatggtATTAATATTGtgacaaatataaattttataaattatatataagtcTAGTAAATATaaggtaaaataaatagattaatACAAGAgtagtaaattgatatttaaaattgtaaaacaaaacatacacttataaaaataatataaatcttGTATATCAAtgttaaactttaatttaacaaaaaaaaactattcatttaatttaataaaacaaagaaaactcatcaattgaaaacaaaaaatcgtATTGAAGCAATTGGaataactttattaaattgGTTTAACCATAAATTCTATGTTCATTATAGgatatttataactttttttttttcattttctatcataGTGTTTATTTACTACAcatgttaattaaataaattatttttcttgatgtgGATCaagaccaaaaaaagaaaaagaaaaagaaattcttatatTACTAGACATATacgattttatatttattttttgcttttttacaTACTTTatgtaatttgaaactttaCTTTTTACTTATACTTAAATATCATTTGAGATTGTTGTCGAAGAAGTTTAGAAGGATACAAAATCACCCGACAAACATCTGTTGAAAACATGAGAATagtagtttttcaaaatttaattttgagattaattttttttaataaaatttgacatatatTACCACATGTATTATGTAAACctaaaactattattatttaatttagaaaaaaatcagGAAATTTATAAGGTAACCATTattataatgagtttttattttacacttgtaattttttattttttttcaatagctcttatattaatttacttgttttacttttCATCTATAAGTCTTATGTTCCAATTTATGGTTTATGTTATACTTAGtgttgatttataagttttatgatACAAttgtaagtttttgttttatttactaataatacacAAATCTAGTATTCATAcgttaatttacttgttttacctaatttattatttattttacccttaatgttgatttataagttttatattttatttgtaaatttttgttttgtttactattGATACACCAATTTACCACTTCTATgctaatttacttgttttatcttatatttagAAGTCTTACGttcaatttacaaaattatgttttatttttatacttaatattgatttacatGTTTTACATtacatttgtaagtttttgttatgtttaccaataatacatcaatttaccacTCCTATGTagatttacttgttttatcttttatttataagtctTATATTTCACttacataatttatgtttttagtttacacttaatgttgatttacaagttttatattatgtttgtaagtttttattttatttactaatagtACACCAATTTACTactcttatattaatatacttattttatcttacatttataagtcttatattctattttaatattttatgttttattttacactcaATCTTGATTTACAACTTTTATATTAAACTTACATGCCTTATGCTTTGTTTACAAAAGTTATGTTTAATTACGGTATTAATATCATGATTAAAATCACGGCATCATAGAATGAGTTGCATGCTTTGTTGCATGCATAATTAAGGAGATAATTGTGTTTGTTCATTAGTGTACTTACTAACAAAGTATTCTATCAGAAAAATCTCCTCTCTTATTATTTAAGCTCATTCTTTTGCAATGATAGCTACCTATCTACTTCAAATATTCTTCATTTAATTGCCTATCTCTTGGCTTGAGATTTTTATTCCAACTTACAAAGTTGGTTGAAACTTTTGAAATCGTTACGAGCCCTAGAAATTTGCTTCCAATTTTAGCATCTGATAAGTTCAAGCGACAATACCAAAACTGAAGACACAGTACTATGTTCCCGTATAATTATCAGTTGTGTTGCTACTAttttcacccaaaaaaaaaaatgactatttgatattactttaattatttttttatttttgtgggGTCCGGTTTTACAGTTGTTTCAAATGACGAATCATTAATCAGTAAGTATACCCCCGATTTACGGAATTCTTTCTGCCACATGTATCGTTAGAAAGTGAGTGGGAATCCAAAGCTCACATTTAATGGAATAGAAGAGAGTTTTGTCAGGATTTTCATGGAAAGTACGAACACGATTCtgctgaaaaatgaaaaattgcatataaatttataatcgCGCTCATTATTACATAATTCGGTGGTTAATGATTGAGAACAATGGTCGTAATAacttaaacaaaaacaataaaataagacAAGTGAGACGATCCGCATATGCCTTCAGAAGCGCATATGTTTACACTTGAGTGATCTGTTTCTTCTTATGCAATGAAACTCCAATCCAGCGTAATGGAAGCTTCATAGCTGCTTCCGAAATCTTGACGTTATTTGAGTTCCTTAACCTTTTATTGACGGAAGATCAATTAATCAATGATggttgttttttaatttaaaagatttcCACTCCACTGTATTTAATTAATACGTGGTAAAAAAGACATGCATTCTCTCGATCATGTTCCGAGTTATTATGTAATTTCTAGCCTATATGGAAACTATTTTCCAAGAGAAAGGCTGGCTGGCTGGCTGGCTGGCTGGCTAGCTAGCTAGAACTAACGTACAAGCCAATAACAATAGAAAGTTGAGGAGGAAATTTCTCAGAAGAGGCTTAAAATGTTTCGAAACAATACGAACAACGTAGCCAACTAGTTTCATCTGAGACCGAGAGGGGTGCACAGTGATGATCGTATACCAGTACTTGATTTTGCATGTCAAACCCCTCGAAGCTTCATGGCTGCTTCAGGTGTTGTTGACTTATCCGCCGCTGTCTTTATCACATGCAATTTCAGACTGAATTGTTGAACAAAACCACTTTCCACAGTGAATACTCTTTATCTatttactcattttatttatttgtttaccCTTTATCTATGGGAGCGTCCATCAAATTCGATAGCTTATAAATTAAGGAAAACGTTTACTTCTTCTACACCATCCTTGAACCACCACGCATCACTGAATCTGTTCAATGAACACTCATTTTTCCATGAACTTCCAACTTTGCCCAAATAGTGTCAAACATAATTACGTTCGTCTCTAGCTATTCAAGCTCCgcaaaaattgaagaaatcgtCCTTTCGATTCAGTTAAGACAAACACAAAATGGACAAAAACCCAGCATTCGATCATTCGATTGGACCCAAAGTAGAAACCACAGATTGCCCATCAGCCTATAGAAGATGACGGGAGAAAAGTCCTaggttaataaattttgggtCACAGTCCGAATTCTGCGTTAAATGTTAACGGTATCCACGTTGGCGAGACGAAGTGACGCCAAATTATACCGAACAGTTGATAACCACCCTGAGCCCGCCCCCGTGTTATAATGCAATTGCCCCCCACCC
This window contains:
- the LOC102622706 gene encoding sulfite exporter TauE/SafE family protein 3-like, with the protein product MAQIRMNRRSLAAAVTVWMVFLGLIMMEKLSNAERLLKDKDPQVFADEKETRPGFLCRVAHFLWQSGESSYEPVWPEMQFGWKVVVGSIVGFFGAALGSVGGVGGGGIFVPMLTLIIGFDPKSATAISKCMIMGAAGSTVYYNLRLRHPTLDMPLIDYDLALLFQPMLMLGISIGVAFNVMFADWMVTVLLIILFIGTSTKALFKGIDTWKKETMMKKEAAKVLESESKAADVDGQDYKQLPSGPSTLHDEEVPVIKNIYWKELSLLLYVWLGFLAVQLAKEYVVPCSITYWILNALQVPIAVSVALFEAICLYKGTRVIASKGKEITNWKIHQIVFYCFCGIVAGMVGGLLGLGGGFILGPLFLELGIPPQVASATSTFAMTFSSSMSVVQYYLLDRFPVPYAAFFTLVATFAAFAGQHVVRKIIAVLGRASIIVFILALTIFVSAISLGGFGIENMVKKLKNQEYMGFENLCQIS